In a genomic window of Rhodovulum sp. P5:
- a CDS encoding deoxyguanosinetriphosphate triphosphohydrolase yields the protein MLAPYACDPAKSRGRLHPEDESAFRSCFQRDRDRIIHSSAFRRLMHKTQVFVVHEGDSYRTRLTHSIEVAQVARTIAGALRLNAELTEAVALAHDLGHTPFGHTGEDALSERMAPYGGFDHNAQAIRIVTRLERHYAEFDGLNLTWEALEGIAKHNGPVTGELPYALAEYNAVHDLELHTHASAEAQVAAISDDIAYNNHDLHDGLRAGLFTEDELATLPIVGDCYAEVDRAYPGLDPKRRRHEALRRVFGVMVAEVIDLAKAALADSGAECAEDIRALGRPVVRFPDALAADIREFRTFLFHRMYRAPSVMKVRAEVTQVVRDLFPLYLGNPSLLPQKWREDVEAAKDETTLARIVADYIAGMTDRFAMAEHARLIGGAGQGER from the coding sequence ATGCTGGCCCCTTATGCCTGCGATCCCGCGAAAAGCCGCGGAAGATTGCACCCCGAGGACGAAAGTGCCTTCCGATCGTGCTTTCAGCGTGACCGGGACAGGATCATTCATTCCTCTGCCTTCCGGCGGTTGATGCACAAGACGCAGGTTTTCGTCGTGCATGAGGGCGACAGCTACCGCACCCGGCTGACCCATTCGATCGAGGTGGCGCAGGTGGCCCGCACCATCGCGGGCGCGCTAAGGCTGAACGCCGAACTGACAGAGGCCGTGGCACTGGCCCATGACCTTGGCCACACGCCCTTCGGCCATACCGGGGAGGACGCGCTGTCGGAACGGATGGCCCCCTATGGCGGGTTCGACCACAACGCGCAGGCCATCCGCATCGTCACCCGGCTGGAACGCCACTATGCCGAATTCGACGGGCTGAACCTGACATGGGAGGCGCTGGAGGGCATCGCCAAGCATAACGGGCCGGTGACGGGCGAGTTGCCCTATGCGCTGGCCGAATACAACGCGGTGCACGATCTGGAACTGCATACCCATGCCAGCGCCGAGGCGCAGGTGGCCGCGATTTCCGACGACATCGCCTATAACAACCACGACCTGCATGACGGTCTGCGCGCGGGGCTGTTTACCGAGGACGAACTGGCCACCCTGCCCATCGTCGGCGATTGCTATGCGGAGGTCGACCGGGCCTATCCCGGTCTCGACCCCAAGCGGCGGCGGCATGAAGCCTTGCGCCGGGTGTTCGGCGTGATGGTGGCAGAGGTGATCGACCTGGCCAAGGCAGCGCTGGCGGACTCCGGTGCCGAATGCGCCGAGGATATCCGCGCGCTGGGGCGTCCCGTGGTGCGTTTCCCCGACGCGCTGGCCGCCGATATCCGCGAATTCCGGACCTTCCTGTTTCACCGGATGTATCGGGCCCCCTCGGTCATGAAGGTGCGGGCCGAGGTGACGCAGGTCGTCCGCGATCTTTTCCCGCTCTACCTCGGGAATCCGTCGCTTCTGCCGCAGAAATGGCGCGAGGATGTGGAGGCCGCGAAAGATGAGACTACCCTTGCCCGGATCGTCGCGGACTATATCGCCGGCATGACCGACCGGTTCGCGATGGCGGAACATGCGCGCCTGATCGGCGGCGCAGGGCAGGGGGAACGATGA
- a CDS encoding gamma-glutamyl-gamma-aminobutyrate hydrolase family protein — protein MTGKPLIAVTTSARSGWRIYPLVAFNIWLAGGRSVRWGAGRPADLDDVDGLIIGGGDDISPDLYGMQLVTSARLDPARDALERRLVEGAIDRGKPVLGICRGAQMINVALGGTLDQDAYGTYTASKKLWTILPKKEVRVCDDTRLSDIAGPAPMRVNALHSQAVSDLGRDLRVAAHDRGGMIQAVERTCDPFALGVQWHPEHLFYARRQRAIFGALVAAARACREDHAQLTAVDEIARKADFQGIFQG, from the coding sequence ATGACCGGAAAACCGCTGATTGCCGTCACCACCTCGGCCCGGTCGGGCTGGCGCATCTATCCGCTTGTGGCGTTCAACATATGGCTGGCGGGGGGGCGCAGCGTGCGCTGGGGCGCCGGACGGCCCGCCGACCTTGACGATGTCGACGGGCTGATCATCGGCGGAGGCGATGACATTTCGCCGGACCTCTACGGGATGCAGCTTGTCACCTCTGCCCGGCTGGACCCGGCCCGCGACGCGCTGGAACGCCGTCTGGTCGAAGGGGCCATTGACCGGGGCAAGCCCGTTCTGGGCATTTGCCGCGGCGCGCAGATGATCAACGTGGCCCTTGGCGGAACCCTCGATCAGGATGCCTATGGCACCTATACCGCGTCGAAAAAGCTGTGGACGATCCTGCCGAAGAAAGAGGTCAGGGTCTGCGACGACACCCGGTTGTCGGACATTGCCGGGCCCGCACCGATGCGGGTCAACGCGCTGCACAGCCAGGCGGTATCCGATCTGGGCCGCGATCTGCGCGTGGCCGCCCATGACCGCGGCGGCATGATCCAGGCGGTGGAGCGGACCTGCGATCCCTTCGCACTGGGTGTGCAGTGGCACCCCGAACATCTGTTCTATGCCCGCCGCCAACGCGCGATCTTTGGCGCACTGGTGGCCGCCGCGCGCGCCTGCCGCGAAGATCACGCACAGTTGACCGCCGTGGACGAGATCGCCCGAAAGGCAGATTTTCAAGGCATCTTTCAGGGATAG
- a CDS encoding amidoligase family protein, translating to MDSITALLPRDRFLPLSPETTSSGQPRRAGIEIEFGGLTEEEAAGVVARELGGTQRQVAAHDWLIEGTDWGDVEICLDTVLREKAGSAVMDLGLDLSRAVVPIEIVTPPLGPDQLPALDKLRSALRSAGAQGSRDGLLLGFGVHLNPEIADATVEAILPVVRAFALIEDWLRNADPIDPARRVLPFVDAYPRSFVDRLAKDGPNWSLTEFIDIYLKETPTRNRGLDMLPCFRHLDENRVAKALDSAGGLVGARPTFHYRLPDCRIDEGGWRLAYEWNRWTLVERLAADADALNALARDWIEYREALTTTRPDWLAHVEERLCELELWETA from the coding sequence ATGGACAGCATTACCGCCCTTCTTCCCCGCGACCGGTTCCTCCCGCTCAGCCCGGAAACGACATCCTCGGGCCAACCAAGGCGTGCGGGGATCGAGATCGAGTTCGGCGGCCTGACCGAAGAAGAGGCCGCCGGTGTGGTTGCGCGTGAGTTGGGCGGCACGCAGCGGCAGGTTGCGGCCCATGACTGGCTGATCGAGGGGACCGACTGGGGCGATGTCGAAATCTGCCTCGACACGGTTCTGCGTGAAAAGGCGGGCTCGGCGGTCATGGATCTCGGGCTCGACCTCAGCCGGGCGGTCGTGCCCATCGAAATCGTCACGCCGCCGCTTGGCCCCGACCAGTTGCCCGCGCTGGACAAGTTGCGCAGCGCGCTGCGATCCGCTGGCGCACAGGGCAGCCGGGACGGTCTGCTGTTGGGCTTCGGGGTACATCTGAACCCTGAAATCGCCGATGCGACGGTCGAGGCGATCCTGCCCGTCGTCCGTGCCTTTGCCCTGATCGAGGACTGGCTGCGCAATGCCGACCCGATCGACCCGGCGCGGCGGGTTCTTCCCTTTGTCGATGCCTATCCGCGCAGTTTCGTCGACCGGCTGGCCAAGGACGGCCCGAACTGGTCGCTCACCGAGTTCATCGACATCTATCTGAAGGAAACGCCGACGCGGAACCGCGGGCTCGACATGCTGCCGTGCTTCCGGCACCTTGATGAGAACCGCGTGGCCAAGGCGCTGGACTCGGCCGGCGGGCTGGTCGGGGCGCGGCCGACCTTTCACTATCGTCTGCCCGATTGCCGGATCGACGAGGGCGGCTGGCGGCTGGCCTATGAATGGAACCGCTGGACACTGGTGGAGCGTCTGGCGGCCGATGCCGACGCGCTGAACGCCTTGGCGCGCGACTGGATCGAGTATCGCGAAGCATTGACCACCACGCGCCCCGACTGGCTGGCCCATGTCGAGGAACGCCTGTGCGAGCTGGAATTGTGGGAAACCGCATGA
- a CDS encoding iron-sulfur cluster assembly accessory protein — protein MDLNLPPKVTDRAFKRLTEIGAATQGKALRVAVEGGGCSGFQYAITLDDVAEDDLVLEGGGEKVVVDAVSLPFLSNAVIDFSEELIGARFVIDNPNASSSCGCGTSFSV, from the coding sequence ATGGACCTCAACCTCCCGCCGAAAGTGACCGACCGCGCCTTCAAACGCCTGACCGAGATCGGTGCCGCGACGCAAGGAAAAGCCCTGCGCGTCGCCGTAGAAGGGGGCGGATGTTCCGGCTTTCAATACGCGATCACGCTGGACGACGTGGCCGAGGATGACCTGGTTCTGGAAGGCGGCGGCGAAAAGGTCGTGGTCGACGCGGTCTCCCTGCCCTTCCTGTCGAACGCCGTCATCGATTTCTCCGAGGAACTGATCGGCGCGCGGTTCGTTATAGATAATCCGAACGCCAGCAGTTCCTGCGGCTGCGGCACGTCATTTTCAGTCTAG
- a CDS encoding sodium:proton antiporter produces MTTGSEGALAPVMAFALVGALGVGAQWLAWRLRMPAIVLMLIAGLIVGPLLGLFDPARDIGALMGPMVSIAVAIILFEGGLSLNLHSLRDAAPGVRRLVLIGGPLGWLLSAVALHYVAGLGWGSSWVFGGILIVTGPTVIAPLLRQARLARRPAQLLNWEAIVNDPFGALAAVLAFQVLIVMESDFSPGLAAAEVAGGIAFALLLGGLVGWGLSTAFRRALVPEFMKVPVLFAVLLAVFALSDAVLHESGLLAVTLMGLVIANADLPSYTELRRFKEHATILLVSGVFILLAANMNLAALSTLDWRSAAFVLAAIVIVRPLTVLVSLLFSPVPWRERLLVAFTGPRGVVLVAVAGLFGDRLTALGLEDGARIGPLAFALVTATVVLHGFTLTPLARWLGLTGASTPGVIFVGGSRWATGFAEALKKAEVPVLIADPNHARLRGAREAGVPVFYGDILSEAAEHSVELVSYGTVIAATDNDAYNTLVATDVAPEFGRENVFQLRRTKQESSRHALPTTLGGRPIGKGQGYWEINRLMTEGWGFRATKLSEEFTLEQWREKNPEAVILMQIGPGGVPRVISDEEEARNTAGSRLVAMVPPEEAPAKAAG; encoded by the coding sequence ATGACAACGGGTTCCGAAGGGGCGCTGGCCCCGGTGATGGCATTTGCGCTGGTGGGCGCGCTGGGCGTTGGGGCGCAATGGCTGGCATGGCGGCTGAGGATGCCTGCCATCGTGCTGATGCTGATTGCAGGGCTGATCGTTGGGCCATTGCTGGGCCTTTTCGACCCTGCGCGCGATATCGGGGCCCTGATGGGGCCGATGGTGTCCATCGCCGTGGCGATCATCCTGTTCGAGGGCGGGTTGTCGTTGAACCTGCATTCGCTGCGCGACGCCGCGCCCGGCGTGCGGCGGCTTGTGCTGATCGGCGGGCCGCTGGGCTGGCTGCTGTCGGCGGTGGCGTTGCACTACGTCGCGGGGCTTGGCTGGGGCAGTTCATGGGTGTTCGGCGGCATCCTGATCGTGACCGGCCCGACGGTGATCGCGCCCCTTCTGCGGCAGGCGCGGCTGGCCCGGCGCCCTGCGCAACTGTTGAACTGGGAGGCCATCGTCAACGACCCCTTCGGTGCGCTGGCCGCGGTGCTGGCCTTCCAGGTCCTGATCGTGATGGAGTCCGACTTTTCGCCCGGCCTTGCGGCGGCCGAGGTTGCCGGCGGCATCGCCTTTGCCCTGTTGCTGGGCGGGCTGGTCGGCTGGGGGTTGTCGACGGCCTTCCGCCGCGCGCTTGTGCCCGAATTCATGAAGGTGCCGGTGCTGTTCGCGGTTCTGCTGGCCGTGTTTGCCCTGTCCGATGCGGTCCTGCATGAAAGCGGTCTTCTGGCCGTGACGTTGATGGGCCTCGTGATCGCCAATGCCGATCTGCCGTCCTACACCGAACTTCGCCGGTTCAAGGAACATGCGACGATCCTGCTGGTCTCGGGCGTGTTCATCCTGCTGGCCGCGAACATGAACCTCGCGGCGCTTTCGACGCTGGACTGGCGGTCGGCGGCGTTCGTTCTGGCCGCAATCGTGATCGTGCGGCCGTTGACCGTTCTTGTGTCCCTTCTGTTCTCGCCGGTGCCGTGGCGCGAACGGCTGCTGGTGGCCTTCACCGGCCCGCGGGGCGTGGTGCTGGTGGCGGTGGCGGGACTTTTCGGGGATCGGCTGACGGCGCTGGGGCTGGAAGACGGCGCACGCATCGGACCGCTGGCCTTTGCGCTGGTGACGGCGACGGTGGTTCTTCATGGGTTCACGCTGACGCCGCTGGCCCGCTGGCTGGGGCTGACCGGGGCGTCGACGCCGGGGGTGATTTTCGTCGGGGGCTCCCGCTGGGCCACCGGTTTTGCCGAGGCGCTGAAAAAGGCCGAGGTGCCGGTTCTGATTGCCGACCCGAACCATGCCAGGCTGCGGGGCGCACGCGAGGCGGGGGTGCCGGTCTTCTACGGCGATATCCTGTCAGAAGCGGCAGAGCACAGCGTTGAACTCGTCAGCTATGGCACCGTCATCGCCGCGACCGACAATGACGCCTATAACACGCTGGTTGCCACCGATGTCGCCCCGGAATTCGGGCGGGAAAACGTCTTCCAACTGCGCCGGACCAAGCAGGAGAGCAGCCGCCATGCCCTGCCGACCACACTGGGCGGGCGACCCATCGGCAAGGGGCAGGGCTATTGGGAAATCAACCGCCTGATGACCGAGGGCTGGGGCTTTCGCGCGACGAAGCTGTCCGAGGAATTCACGCTTGAGCAGTGGCGCGAGAAAAACCCCGAGGCGGTGATCCTGATGCAGATCGGCCCCGGCGGCGTGCCCCGCGTCATTTCGGACGAGGAAGAGGCGCGCAATACCGCCGGCAGTCGTCTGGTTGCGATGGTCCCGCCCGAGGAGGCGCCCGCGAAAGCCGCCGGTTGA
- a CDS encoding cytochrome c, with the protein MRKLLITAVLAALPAAAIADEMAEKTVEARQGYYKLLGANMHILAGMAKGDIAYDGARAQTAADNLMTLTQYNLGHLYTPGTSSEDVKGSDALPKIWNDFAGVQEKGMAFVAAVEELNAMAGLDRASLGKAVQQVGGACKGCHDNYRAKD; encoded by the coding sequence ATGCGCAAGCTTCTGATCACGGCGGTGCTCGCCGCCCTGCCCGCCGCCGCTATCGCGGACGAAATGGCCGAAAAGACCGTTGAAGCCCGCCAAGGCTATTACAAGCTGCTCGGCGCCAACATGCACATTCTCGCCGGCATGGCCAAAGGCGATATCGCCTATGATGGCGCACGCGCCCAGACCGCTGCCGACAACCTGATGACCCTGACCCAGTACAATCTGGGCCATCTCTACACGCCCGGCACCTCGTCCGAAGACGTCAAGGGCAGCGACGCCCTGCCGAAGATCTGGAACGACTTCGCCGGCGTTCAGGAAAAGGGCATGGCCTTCGTTGCCGCCGTTGAGGAACTGAACGCGATGGCCGGCCTTGACCGCGCCTCGCTCGGCAAGGCCGTGCAGCAGGTGGGCGGCGCCTGCAAGGGCTGCCACGACAACTACCGCGCCAAGGACTGA